A genomic segment from Lutzomyia longipalpis isolate SR_M1_2022 chromosome 3, ASM2433408v1 encodes:
- the LOC129791815 gene encoding tyrosine-protein kinase fyna isoform X1: MSSTVPVVWCADADSGKKPAAFALHGIQLEGNITEKHVTAVKNLVAAAAEGRLILPTDSALVLLDYGLSVESVVMDGKVKHEEENLCCAKCCGSDARKNPKFSVREIKETPVDDRKHRRSCGGVGEVKEQEESSGCSSRKTSFDSLCTVSSSDSGFIEVTTNNNEGNPEKNATGVAKNTERVNRRTEIVPQSHNRRKSLEEFRAILSEIEKESPTTTALVKSSPNSRRKKEDEEKKLIYTRKLTIYDKLISYGTIYDITLRKNEIYNKTYRKYDKYMTYGTIYEILRKHSLESYGSFMRRRRKSKTIAAPKSLKPPSSAATVDGASCGTIYDILQSLKHESLPKKFVNRFCVEKVAERVLEEGETDAKEGETKGENQKRPRRFSSILSPASHLRPKIPEIWNIFTNDDSTLPTSDEVYSRINRNTHNGEPSGQIYKSNSLDILAGGAGETEDAVGARKAPLESAIKYSVNSQLAKKRWPSVGKSNTRRLSEFTRGEFLNEKLWYFRKIKRIEAEKKLLLPENEHGAFLIRDSESRQNDYSLSVRDGDTVKHYRIRQLDEGGFFIARRTTFRTLQELVEHYSKDSDGLCVNLCKPCVQIEKPVTEGLSHRTRDQWEIDRSSLKFVRKLGSGQFGDVWEGLWNNTTPVAIKTLKSGTMDPKDFLAEAQIMKKLRHAKLIQLYAVCTMEEPIYIITELMKHGSLLEYLQNKGRNLKLPQLIDMAGQIAAGMAYLESQNYIHRDLAARNVLVGDNNIVKIADFGLARLIKENEYEAKVGARFPIKWTAPEAANYSKFSIKSDVWSFGILLTELVTYGRIPYPGMTNAEVLSQVEHGYRMPMPPNCIKPLYEIMLECWHKDPMRRPTFETLQWKLEDFFTMDQSDYKEAQAY, from the exons ATGTCTTCGACTGTTCCCGTTGTTTGGTGTGCAGATGCCGATAGTGGCAAAAAACCAGCGGCTTTTGCCCTCCATGGGATTCAACTTGAGGGTAATATTACAGAGAAGCACGTAACTGCGGTGAAGAATCTCGTGGCTGCAGCTGCTGAGGGACGTCTTATCCTACCAACAGATTCAGCTCTGGTCCTCCTGGATTATGGGCTGAGTGTGGAAAGTGTAGTGATGGATGGGAAGGTGAagcatgaagaagaaaatctctgcTGTGCAAAGTGCTGTGGTAGCGATGCAAGAAAGAATCCCAAATTTTCAGTGAGAGAGATTAAAGAGACTCCAGTAGATGATAGAAAACACCGCAGGAGTTGTGGTGGAGTTGGTGAGGTGAAAGAGCAAGAGGAGTCATCGGGTTGTTCTAGTCGTAAGACCAGTTTTGATTCACTTTGCACAGTGAGTTCCTCAGATTCAGGCTTCATTGAAGTCACCACGAATAATAATGAGGGGAACCCGGAGAAGAATGCGACAGGGGTTGCAAAGAACACCGAAAGAGTAAATAGAAGAACAGAAATTGTCCCTCAATCACATAATCGCCGAAAATCTCTCGAAGAATTTCGAGCAATTCTCAGTGAGATTGAAAAGGAATCTCCCACAACAACAGCACTGGTTAAATCCTCCCCAAATTCCCGAAGGAAAAAGGAAGATGAGGAAAAGAAACTCATTTATACGAGAAAATTAACCATCTACGATAAACTCATTAGTTATGGAACAATTTATGACATTACTCtaagaaaaaatgagatttacaATAAAACATACAGAAAGTATGATAAATACATGACCTATGGGACAATCTATGAGATCCTGAGGAAACACTCACTAGAGAGTTATGGATCTTTTATGAGAAGACGAAGGAAATCCAAAACTATAGCAGCACCAAAATCCCTCAAACCCCCATCGAGTGCAGCCACAGTAGATGGAGCATCATGTGGGACAATCTATGATATTCTTCAATCCCTGAAGCATGAATCTCTGCCCAAGAAGTTTGTCAATAGATTTTGTGTGGAGAAAGTGGCAGAAAGGGTGTTGGAAGAAGGGGAGACTGATGCAAAGGAGGGTGAAACAAAGGGTGAGAATCAAAAACGACCACGTCGCTTCTCAAGTATTCTCTCACCTGCTTCCCATCTACGTCCCAAAATTCCTgaaatttggaatatttttacaaatgaCGATAGTACCTTGCCAACCAGTGATGAAGTTTATTCCCGCATAAATCGAAATACACACAATGGGGAGCCCAGTGGGCAGATTTACAAGAGCAATTCTCTGGATATTCTTGCCGGTGGTGCGGGTGAGACGGAGGATGCCGTAGGCGCAAGGAAGGCGCCGCTGGAGAGTGCCATTAAGTACAGTGTCAATTCGCAATTGGCGAAGAAAAGGTGGCCATCAGTGGGGAAAAGTAACACAAGACGATTGTCGGAATTTACACGGGGAGAGTTTCTCAATGAGAAGCT ATggtattttagaaaaataaaacgcaTAGAAGCTGAGAAGAAACTACTACTTCCCGAAAATGAACATGGAGCTTTTCTCATACGTGATTCGGAGAGCCGCCAAAATGACTATTCACTGTCTG TTCGAGATGGAGACACAGTGAAACACTATCGAATCCGTCAATTGGATGAAGGTGGCTTCTTCATAGCACGACGCACAACTTTCCG AACTCTTCAGGAGTTAGTGGAACACTATTCCAAGGATTCCGATGGATTGTGTGTAAATTTGTGTAAACCCTGTGTACAG attgaGAAACCTGTAACGGAGGGCCTATCGCATCGGACACGAGATCAATGGGAAATTGATAGGAGTTCCCTGAAGTTTGTCCGAAAATTGGGTTCTGGACAATTTGGCGATGTGTGGGAGGGTTTGTGGAATAATACAACACCTGTGGCAATTAAGACACTCAAATCCGGCACAATGGATCCCAAGGACTTCCTTGCAGAGGCgcaaataatgaagaaattgcGTCATGCTAAACTAATTCAACTGTATGCTGTGTGCACAATGGAGGAGCCCATCTACATTATAACGGAGCTAATGAAACACGGATCACTACTTGAGTATTTGCAGAATAAGGGGAGGAATCTAAAGTTGCCGCAACTCATTGATATGGCGGGACAAATTGCCGCTGGGATGGCCTACCTGGAGTCACAGAACTACATTCACCGCGATCTAGCGGCTAGAAATGTCCTCGTTGGGGATAATAATATAGTTAAAATTGCCGACTTTGGATTAGCAAG attaataaaagaaaatgaatatgaGGCAAAGGTTGGAGCTCGTTTCCCAATCAAATGGACTGCACCCGAAGCTGCCAATTAcagtaaattttccattaaatccGATGTATGGAGTTTTGGAATTCTCCTCACAGAGCTGGTGACATATGGCAGAATTCCATATCCAG